In Nematostella vectensis chromosome 2, jaNemVect1.1, whole genome shotgun sequence, one genomic interval encodes:
- the LOC125560926 gene encoding uncharacterized protein LOC125560926 — protein MKDPHKLRVLTLNACSLKGKDKHLEFQSLIDNYKPDIVNVNETHINDTVFSAEILEKGYTVFHKDRNEFGGGVLSAFSNHLVVTHEEQMDGNYEGIWSKINIAGSKSLFVGSVYRTPDSNVDPLVALDGALCKLVKNPIPNILITGDLNLPSISWEDDNYAVRPNPTYGLEVNHKFLDIVNDHSLTQHVMEPTRGENTLDLVLTTCPEMVLDLVVEPGMSDHDLVLFDLNLKPSFNKKKPRKVFVFKKGNMGAVKTDLKKHLDNYFNNEAYHKLINKNYDFFKTTITEIMKKHIPQKNISGRWNLPWITSSIKRLIRKKQRLYNHAKHCNNHAAWKKFKDLRKLVKKNLAKAHSEYVSQLLTVPEGSETANHTITKRFWTYIKSKKTHDVGVAPLRDDKGELVSDSLGKARALSSQFQSVFTHENNSSIPTLGPSPYPTIPSTLMSIDGVIKLLQNVNPKKANGPDLIPCNARLRCCIQGCHINIRFASQKLNIKSKY, from the coding sequence atgaaagaCCCCCACAAATTGAGAGTGTTAACACTGAATGCTTGTAGCTTAAAGGGTAAAGATAAACACCTTGAATTTCAAAGCCTGATTGACAACTACAAACCTGATATTGTTAATGTAAATGAGACCCACATTAATGACACTGTCTTTTCGGCTGAAATTCTGGAGAAAGGTTACACCGTTTTTCATAAGGATAGAAACGAATTTGGTGGAGGGGTACTGTCTGCTTTCTCCAACCATCTTGTGGTGACTCACGAGGAGCAAATGGATGGTAATTATGAAGGCATCTGGTCAAAGATAAATATTGCAGGAAGCAAATCACTTTTTGTTGGCTCAGTCTATAGGACCCCAGACTCAAATGTTGACCCCCTTGTAGCTCTCGATGGTGCATTATGCAAGCTGGTTAAAAATCCAATTCCAAACATCCTCATTACCGGTGACCTGAACCTGCCTAGTATATCATGGGAAGATGATAACTACGCTGTAAGACCTAATCCTACTTATGGGCTTGAAGTAAACCACAAGTTTTTGGACATTGTGAACGACCACTCACTGACTCAACATGTTATGGAGCCAACTAGAGGGGAGAACACCCTCGATCTTGTTCTCACCACTTGCCCAGAGATGGTATTAGACCTAGTGGTTGAGCCCGGCATGAGTGATCATGATCTGGTGTTATTTGATCTAAACTTGAAGCCCTCCTTCAACAAGAAAAAGCCTCGTAAAGTCTTTGTATTTAAGAAAGGTAATATGGGTGCAGTGAAAACTGACCTTAAAAAACATCTTGATAATTACTTCAACAATGAGGCCTATCATAAATTGATCAATAAAAACTATGATTTCTTTAAAACCACAATCACTGAGATCATGAAAAAACATATCccacaaaaaaacatcagtGGTAGATGGAACTTGCCATGGATCACTAGTTCCATTAAAAGGTTAATCCGAAAAAAGCAACGTCTATATAACCATGCCAAACACTGTAACAACCATGCTGCCTGGAAAAAATTTAAAGACTTGCGTAAACTCGTAAAGAAAAATCTCGCTAAGGCACACAGCGAGTATGTGTCCCAGCTCTTAACAGTCCCAGAGGGTAGTGAAACAGCGAACCATACCATAACCAAACGGTTCTGGACATACATCAAGTCCAAAAAGACCCATGATGTTGGTGTTGCTCCCCTACGCGATGATAAGGGTGAATTAGTCAGTGACAGTCTTGGTAAGGCACGTGCTCTGAGTTCACAGTTCCAGTCCGTTTTTACTCATGAAAATAATAGTTCTATACCTACACTTGGACCAAGTCCTTATCCGACTATACCGTCTACTTTAATGTCTATAGACGGTGTTATCAAACTACTTCAAAATGTTAACCCGAAGAAAGCTAATGGCCCTGATTTAATCCCCTGTAACGCACGGCTGCGTTGCTGTATTCAAGGCTGTCACATAAATATCCGGTTCGCTTCGCaaaaattaaatataaaatcGAAATATTGA